DNA sequence from the Lodderomyces elongisporus chromosome 5, complete sequence genome:
cattatttttcaaagagTCAGGTTCGTCTGTTATATGTTGCAACCACTCCAACACTGAGCGCTCATTTTTGAGAGTTATACAGgagcaattgcaaaaggAATTGCCTCAAGACAAAATTGTGATAAGTGAAAATGATAAAGATCCATTTGAAACATGGTAGATGAAGTGAATATTACTTGATATAATGTGACATGGTTCCCTGTGTGAATTCCAAATCCCTAAATTTTCCATTAtttctctcactctctcaTTCTTCCTCTCGATAACAGATTTACACATTCCTTGTCTTTTCCCCACATGAGTGTACATAATGTATacaaatatttatataacTAAACGAAAAAAGGGAGCCGCAACTGGTAGCTCCATACACCCTTAAATTCGAAAAGATCTATTATctttaacaaaaaacccCACCAGATTGCTATCGTGCATCTCAATGGAACATTAGCGaccacaacaaacaaaccaaccaacaaacaaacaaacaaaacaaataagtTACACTTTAACAAAACACAGACGAATACATAATTTGATCCCAGAATTTAAAAACTTTaatctactttttttttttttgaatcaCTAGTTCACAACCACCACAGAAACCATAACCACCACCATAACCACCActgccaccaccactaccatcTTTATATCAAATCTTCTCTTCACAATTGTATAACAAAAATGTGTTGAGTGCTGAGACTCATTAAAAGAATGGCCGAAGCTGAATTACAAGCTCCTATTTTGAGGCCACTGTCGCCACCAATGAGAACCACACCACCAGCAAAGCTACTCAAAACAAATGGCCCGGTTATTCCTACATGCAGTACAAGATCAACAATTGTTGCCTGTTCTGGGACAccttattttttcctttacgGGGGATTTGAcgaaagagaaaatttGGATTCAAATGTGTATTTATTAAACACTGAGACTATGCAATGGGAAGTTGATGATAAAGTAGACACTCTTTACCGTGAAGGACACCTGGCTGCATACATTGGCAATGGAaatgttttggtttttggcgGTATTCCTTTTGAGGATGATATTCCCAGTGCACACAGAGTGGGGCGAAACAACAGTAGCCGTTTAAGTGGAAGTACTAGCCGCAATGGAAACGGTAACGGAAATGACAATGGAAATGAGAGCGAAAGTGTAAATCtaaatgaaaatggaaatgtaATAATTAGTGAAACAAGTTTCAACGTGGCAGGCTCAACAGCATTACAAGACTTTCGAAACGATTCATTAATGATGATTTACAACGTTTTTGATAGGAAATGGACTGGCGCACCAGAATTTGCATTGCAAAATGCACCAACACAGCGTTCGAGACATGCATGCTGCTTAAGCCCAGATGGAACCAAGATGTATATTAGCGGTGGACAATACAAATCGCAAACTTTTAACGACTTGTATTGTTACGATTTGTCAACTGGTGTGTGGACTGGCCCCATCGAATTTGTTACTAGGTTTAGCCACACAATAATGTGCTCTGGTGATCGAATATTTAGCTTTGGGGGATTGGGCAAGGAGATGAACAGAGTGAATGCAATTATATATCTTTCCTTGAAAGATCAAAGTATAGGAGAAATGTCTGTATCCAATTTCCCTACGTATAACCCAGATGGATTTTTGCACACTTTGGAAATATTGGAGTACAGGGCACAAACATCATTGGCGATCCTGGTTTTGCTTCCAACGGAAATTGCTCGGCACCGCAGAGTTACCTTGAGAAGCTTCAATTTATGCGATTTTGAGacaaatgtttttttaaataatgAAAGTGATAGAATCTTTTTACAAGATCCCGAGCAAAGAGATAAAGAATATGTTTGGTATCACCTTTTGGTAGACAATCAAGGATATTTAAACTTGTTGGGCAACGAACTCCATGAATACCCCATGGATGAGGAATCCATGACAGGTTTAACTGACCGAATAGATCCGCAGACATGGAAACTAAATCTCTTATTGAGAATAAATTTGAGTGCTTTTGGGTTGAAAAAAGGCAAAGAGAAATATGGTTTAAACGATCGAGAGGCTGATAAACTCTCCTCTGATTTCAAACTGATATTGGGGACGAGCGAGTTTTCAGATTTCCAGATTGAGACCGTGATTACGGAACAGGATCGGTCAAATTTTGAGCTTCAACAACCGTATCAAACGAAATCTATACCCGTGCACAAGGCTATCTTGGCAGCACGTTGGCCGCATTTCAATAGAATGATATCTTCCGGAATGGCTGAAACAGTTACAAATAAAGTGTTGATTCCAGAACCGTACCACAGAGTAATGGCAATCATCAGTTACTTATATGTCGGATATGTCGATGAAGATGGTATCCGAAATAATGGCCACAGCCTTGAATTACACGATTATGCGAGCTTAGTGGGGTTGGCAAACTTGTACGAACTTCAAGATTTAAAAGTAATGATTATACAGAAAGTATTTGTGTTACTAAAGCAACTTGCATTACAGCTTCACCAGGGTAGTACAGGTTCTATAGCTACTTTACTACTGGTTTGGAAAGATATTTCATTGGCAAATGAACCACTTCTTCTCTCCAAGATAATGTATTTGGTGCGGCAATACTGGGCTGCAATTACTAGGTCGCAAGCATTCACTAATGAATTATCGAGGGAGCAAATTGTCAAATTATGTCAAGATTTTTCAGACTACCATCCGGATGGATTCAAAAGGCAGGATGAAGTTCAAGCAAGTTCTATATTCTCTACTCTCCTAGAAGTCGAAAGTCTGAGTAGAAATTCAAGAAATTCGAGAACTTCAAGAGCTTCTAGAAATTCAAGGAACTCAACTGATTCATTGGGATTAACACCGTCACCCGGAACGCCTGCACCACGAACACATTCgccatttgtttttaattctcCTGCTTTTGACTCTTCTCATATATCATCAAACTTGTgatcttttaatttttcatgAAATAAGGATAGAAGAAAtagataaataaataaataaataaataaataaatacaaaaaaaaaaaaactacgccaaaaacgaaacaaaacaaaatgaaaagataTACAGGACTTCTAGATTAATTCCAAGTTTTATGTGTTTCTAATTAGTTAAATAATTGAAATTCAAAGTTACAAATTTACTCTTCCCCGAAAGTGTCATCAATAAATCCATGTATCTTATCACCAATAGCATCTAGACCATCCTCAATTCCATCCAAAATATCCTCAAATATATCACCTAAGCCTGCATGTGCAGTACTTGTAGCTTTGTTAGTTTCATTTTCTGTTGTAACAGTCCTTAAAGAGGTGGGTACATCCAAAGCGCTGCTGCCATATGAAATCGTGACCAGTGATGGTGTTGGTGACGGTGGTGAGTCTTCATTTCCTTTGTCATTATCTTCCGGGTTTTCGATTCGACCCAGCCTCCATAAAAAGTCATATGTCGCATTATTGCGCACAATATGATCAACTTCAAAAGGCAAATTGGGGAATGTGAGGTCATCACTCCACGTCTCAGGCAAAATGTTGCTAAATATTGCTTTTGTAGGTATTGACCCATTGTTTGGTGCAGGCGACAAGTCTAGAGTGTCACAAATGATGTTGTATACTTCTGTGTTTGCAAAAggttgtatttttttagactttgacaatttttcttcaaagtaGGGACCTTTACCTAAGAAAATTGCTCTCATCAACAAGTGCGAGTTGTCGTACCCATGAACACCTTTTGGTTTGTATTCAAAACCATTATCTTTCATTTGCTGGTGTGTTGTTATTGAATATCCAACATCCGGAACTAGCCATATGGGTGCCAACCTATAATTAAACCTGTGGTCTCGCAATTGACCACCAAATTGAAATCGTTTAGGAAACTCTTCGACTTTGTATAAATGATAGTTCTGCGTCAACTTTGCATCCAATTTCTCAAAGTTGGCTTTAATGATATTGTAGGTTTCATTCAAGTCTCCCTTTGGTCTTAAACCAAACAATGGCCAGCCATCAATGtgttcaatttcatcaagATCAACCAAGTCATCAAGGTACAAGACTCTATCTTTCGATGTGGGAGCCATACCATGATCACTAACAACAATCAAGTTTATGATATTCTCAaggtttcttttcttaatttcTGCATTCATCAATGCAACGAAACTATCAACATACGTCAAGCTCTCAGTTAAGTTGGGTCCAGATATACCAAATTGGTGTCCATAAGTGTCCACAGTGGGAACATATGTCAAGATCAATTCTGGACGGCTCTTGATATCACGATCTAGCCATTGCATTACTCGGTCTACTTTTGCAGACAAGACTTCAGATCCGTTGAatttatcaaaatcaaattcgGGCCCAACGTGAGGCACCTCTGAGCCGGGCCACATATGTACTGCTGACTTGACTCCTTGCAGTTTTGCAGTTTGCCATATGGGCTCACCGCCACCGCGCCAAAAATCTGGATCCAATCCTCCCCTCTTTGGATCTGTATTGACAAACTCCTTTTTCAACTTGGGGTCCCAAAACGTGTTCCCCACAATACCGTGCTCCGATGGAAAAAGCCCAGTGACCAAAGTCCAATGGTTGGGAAACGTCAGAGAAGGAAAACTCGGTTCCATGTAGGGTGCACCATAATCATTTATGAGCATTTCATGAAGATTGGGTGTATCCTCTTTGCTAATATAATGGGGGTGGAACCCATCTAAAGATACAACAATTGTAGTCTTGTAAAAATTGTGTGTCGAATTGGAGTAAACCGTCTTTACAACTCCACTTGACAGCTGTGAATTTATTGGAAGATTCTGCTTCTTTGTTAGATATAGCACTAGAAACACCAAAACCACCATAATTAAAGTTATACCTCCAACAATTGTTCGatttttcactttcttttccaaaagttTTAACCTTCTATCTCTTAAATCTATAGGCGGCTCAATAAAGTCATGGTCATCTAGCCAATCTTGGTCGGGTGTCTCTGCAGAGTCTGACCGCAGCAACATCTCATATGTATTATTTGCCGTATTTGCACTGCTAACAAATAGTGATTTGACCTTATCAAAAACACTTGTATTTTGTGGAGTTGAGTCACTTGTCTCGTAATCTAAATTTCTAAGAACATCATGTTGGTTCAAATTTTGATTGCGATCATAGTCAGGAGGTAGAGTACTCTGAGCCAGATGTTTGGTGTTGAATATAACATCATCTTCTGGGTCATCCATATCAGTCACAGGCACATCCACTGCATGGGGTAAACCTGCTCGGCCTGACGACATTATATAAACTCAAATAAAGTATGGGAGTGGAATAAAGGTTAAAGAAGGTAAAATTGGGCGGGAGAACGGGCAAGGGAATGAAAAGAGTTCAAAAAGGTAATcctataaagaaaaaagtagttGGTGATCTGGTCAGTGTATTTGGTTGGTTACAGTTATCAATGTAATGCAATTCTTTTCTCACCCTTTAAATGTATTTGTTATCGCGATACTCTTAAGAAATCTTTTATTTGCACACGTTTTTCGTTGAGTGAATAAAGtcaaactaaaaataaagcggcttttcttttggaaaCCCTTAGCTCAAACTAACTGTGGCTGCTTAGTATGAGATGGAAAAGAGTGGataatacaaaataaaagaaaacaaagtaaaacaaattaaaacaaaacagaacaTATACAAGTTGATAGATGTAACAATTACAAACTAGAACCTTGAcgcattcattcattcacccgttttcttttttctttttttttttttaaagattcaccaaagtttttttgcatttgaaATCCATCGGTAATGATGACATTCCATTTCGAAAGGATGTATGAAGTGatactttatttattcaattCTAAAAGTAAAAACTGTAATACTGATTATGCAAACTCTAAATGGAATTCTTAACCTGTAACGTGTAATCTATGAcgttatttattttttcagaAAATAGGCAACTTGTCCGAGTGGTTAAGGAGAAAGACTTGAATTAACCCTTGTGTTGAAATTCAAAGTTATCTTTTGGGCTCTGCCCGCGTAGGTTCGAGTCCTGCAGTTGTcgttatatttttttttcctttttatctttttactttcccctctttgtttttaattaatcaatttcttttttaatactTTCTTAATACTTGTTTTTGCGTTGATTCCATTTCCTAAAATTCACTTTGTTTTGATATATCAACATTGTTTCAATTAATTTTATCCAGGGGTCCGCCGATATATTTGAATCCTATAGCTTTCGGAATAACCGGTTTATTATTCATTGTCTAttcttaattttaatttttcttcttcttttgtttttttttctctatttttttttttttaattattatttttgattattatttttttgtttaaaaaataaaagagagacCGTGGATTCCTTTACCAACAGTAAGGGTAACAACCATATAAACAACTACGAAAGTAACGCCAAAGTTGCCTCCTAACAATTTATGAAATGGTCGATATAATCAAATATCAAGGGTTTGATCATCTTTGGCAGTATTCAGGTCCATGGCTCTACTATTTATTAGCACTTTATATAAGTTTGCCAGTGTTGGCATACAAGGTCCTTCCACTTTTGTTCCatacaagaagaaatagGTCTCGCAAAACCATATTGATATTTGTTATGGGTGATTTGGGCCATTCCCCAAGAATGTGTTATCACGCCCTTTCATTTAGCAAACTCGAGTATAGCGTGAGTCTATGTGGCTATATCGAATCACAACCCAATTACgaaattattgatgatgtcAATATAGATCTACGCCCAATTACTGTGGTtaagaatgaaaaagatagtccctttttattatttgcAATGAGAAAAATATTGGTGCAAATACAAGACATTAGCAAAATACTTTGGAGCCATCGAGAGGATGCAGATTACGTGATGATTCAAAATCCACCTAGTATTCCAATTTTGCTTGTTGTAATATTGTTTAAACTTTTCATTAGCAGgcatttgaaaataatcATTGATTGGCACAATCTAAACTATACCATCTTGAACTTGAGATACAACAACCTCCATCACCCCTTGGTGAGAATTACCAAAGCTTACGAACAAGTTTTGGCTCGCTTTGCAAGCCTCAACATTACCGTAAccaagaaaatgaaatcttttttggttgacGAATTCGCATTGGAAAAATCCAAGATTGTAACACTTTATGACCGACCTGGTAAACAATTTCAACCACTAAATGAAGTGAAGGAAAGCGGATTGTACCGCAAGCATGAAATATTCAATGAAATAAAAGGTATCGAAAACTACAAAGTGCTTGTAAGTTCCACGTCATTCACTCCTGACGAAGACTTTAATATACTTTTAGAGGCGTTAAAAAGTTATGAAAAAGAGTCGAACACGCCACCATTACTACTAATCATTACTGGAAAGGGACCATTGAAAAATGAGTTTTTAAACAAAGTTCAAGATTTCAAATTCTCAGAAAAAGTTGTAATCAAGACTGCATGGCTTTCTTCTGAGGACTATCCCAAGATATTGGCGAGTGCAGATTTGGGTGTTTCACTTCACACGTCTTCAAGCGGGATAGATTTGCCTATGaagattgttgattttttcgGTTGTGGGATCCCAGTAGTTTCATTGGATTTCCCAGCTATTGGCGAATTGGTAAAGGAAGGGAAAAATGGGGTAATTGTCAAAACTTCAAAAGAGCTCGGAAAAGCAATTAGCAACATTTTCACCAATGAGACTAGTTTTAGACAATTGAAAGCAGGCGCTATGGAAGAGAGTAGATATAGATGGGATGAAAACTGGACGCTGACCTTGCGACCCAGGTTCGAGGTACAATAAAAGTATAAGCAAAATGCATAGAAAAAGGCAAAGGCAAGGGCAAAGGCGAAGTTAAATACACATGTAATttattttcactttttttttttttttttttaatttttcttttttcctttctatAAGTTTAATAGATGATCTCGAATAGACTCAAGATACCTTGggtcattttcatcattcaTTTTCCCCCGTTGAGTGTTTCTGTCAGTCCAGAATCGGTAGCCATCATTCTCATAACTGTCTAGACATTTGTGTTCAGGGATATCATCTAAAGTATCACTTATTGGAATTTCGGTCACCAAAGCTGTAAGATAGGTCCAAAACTTTGCAGCTTCTGTGAAATTGTAGCCGCCACCTCCTAACAAAATCACTGGTATTCTTATTGCATCCAAAAGCAGCTTTATAACTTTTGCGTATCCACAAATAGTTAAATTCCACTCTTTATGTGGATCTGTGCTTAATCCATCGCACCCACATTGAATAAATAGATATTGTGGTTGATGTTTTTGAATTAATGGCTGCACAATATTTTCAACTATCCACCGCAATGATTCGTCGTTTAAACCTCTTTTCGTTGGTATATTGTAGTCGCCATTTACAGAAGCTCTCACATCGCCAGTTCCAGGAAAAAACCCCACATCAAACCTATGTATCGAACAAGTTGTCACTTTTTTAGAATATTGAAAAGCCTGACTAATACCATCGCCATGATGAAGATCCAAATCGAGGTAAAAAACTGTGGCAGAAGTCAATTTGCGTAATGCATTTATACCAAGCACAACATCATTTATATAACAAAAACCAGAGCATTTTGCCCGATGGCAATGGTGTCGACCACCATACCAATTAATACCAATAGGCCTGATATGTAAATCATCCGAATCTCGAGAATTGACGACCATTCTTGCTATATGAGTGGCTAATTCAATTGTTGAAGCAGCTGTGAGTGCAACGTAATGGCGCATGAATGGAAATACATAACAATCGTGTGTTAATCCATAATTCTCATCCAAAGACACTAACTCTTCCTCCGTTTGATCTTGCGGTATCAAACACTCTTTgtcaaaaggaaaagtagAATCCAAACGTTTTGAAAGCAGATTGTAATGTTCATCTTGCTTATCAATGTCCAATCTTGGAGCAAAAATGTGATTTATGAAATCGGCATCGTGGTATTGAGTGAGGACACGTTTATCGACAGGTGCCACAACATCAATAATTTGACAGTATTTGTGCAAGGCATATACCCTAATTAATTCCTGTACAAGAGACAGTCGTCCATGATTAGAGGGTAATTTGTCAGCGAGTTCAGTGAGAATGTCCACATCTACCAAAATTACCTGATCCCTCATTGTTTATATGAATATCTGTAAATGTTCAAGGTCGATGCTGATATATTTGTTCGCGTCTCGTCATTGATGCAGTTTTCCATGCGCGCTAAGCGGACAGTACAGACGGAGTTCAAAGATTAACAGAGGAGTAAGaagaacaataataataacaagatcaacaacaacaacagcaacaacagtaagAAGTTGCTCTCAGAAATAAAGTACTTACAAATCAATTATCATTCTTTGTTACATCACATCACATTGTCAACACAAAACTAGTAATCTTTGGCTTCCTCCAACACttgcaatctttttttcttctttttcaattttttttttctttttctttttctttttcaattttatttttgttttcatttttttcatagtATTTAAAATTCTATGCTAATGTTTCGATTCTTGCAGTTTTGCTTCAATGCAGGATATACTTTTGTATTTAATTGCACACGCCAATCTTCGATGGCATTGAGAGTTGTTTGCAAAGAAGTGTTATTACTCGGTACTCCACAATTAAGCATCGAGATGTGATATTGTAGATGATCTCTAATGGTCTCTACGACCACAATTGCTCTGCTGATTTGTCCAGCTTCAATCATCTGAGCAATATATGCAATGAAGTAGGcaacatcttcttcatgCGGGCCTTCTTGACTCAATGATGTATCAACCCACTGACACAAACGCGTCTTCATTTGTCTAGGAGTGACATTCTcatttaaaaataaaggcaTCTCATTCAATTTGGGTTGTTTATCTAACCATTCTAAAGTGACTAGATCAACATCCACTTTTGCCTCTTCCATTTTCCTGTTCATCTTTTCTCTCATGGGCACCAAGTCAAAATTGCgaatctttttcttatacTCCATATCTTTTAAGACATCTGCCCTTATGGAAGAGGGCAATTCGTTGACAATCATAGTATCGTAAGATTGGGACTCTTCATATACtacattttgttttgatttcgCAGGCGACGGCCCCAATACTTGTCCAAGTCCAAGTCCAAGTCCAGGTCCGGGTCCGGGTCCAGGTGACGGTGACGGTGATGCCGAAGTCTTgcgcttcttcttcgttgTCTTTGTGGGTGATTCGATTACTCTCACATATTTTGGTTTCCCACCAACCTGTGTCAGAAATACCTGTTGCAAGTAAGATTTCCCCTTTGGAGGGCTTCTTTGCTCTGGAAGCATTCCCCTTCGCTTTAATTCGCATTCTAATTCTCTGCGAATATCTATTGGGAGCGAGTTAAAAACATCCCAATCTATATCGTCTGCATTATTGAGGGGATCTGACGATGTTGTTTTTGGACGTTTACGTCTTCTTGCAATATCTTCTCTACTAAAAACAAGCTTTTCTCCAACTCTAGGTCTTGTTTTGAGGTTCTTGAAAGACGGAGCCTCAATAGGAGCTCGAACTTGGAGTTTGCTTTCCGTTGTGGAAATGGACGTATTCTTGAAAGGAGAGCCGTTTTCATAGGAAACTTTGTTTCGATTTGTTGCAGCACGACCAAATGGCAAGGTCATTTGCTTTGACGACTTCATAGAGTCCACATCTTTCAACTTTGTCATACTTACAGAAATTCCTCTCAAATCTTTCACGGGAATATTAATCATTCGGTAAAGAACCTTGATTTCATTCCCAATCACACCCCAATCATTAGTGGCAACGCCAAGCCGGGATGATTTATTGACAAACTCAACTTGGCCAAGCCCTAAGAATTTTGCAGTTACAACATCTGCCCCAGGAGCTCGTTTTGCCAACTTGAGAGTCAAAATAGAACCACATAATCCCAAATTAACCATTCGTTCATACAATTCTCGTGCCAATCGCATAAAAAATTCATCAAGCTCCTCAACCGTGTCAAATCGAATACCGAAATTAACATCAACAGAGATAGATTTTCTTCCTAAAACTGCTTCAGGATTCGAAGTATCCACTTCTATACTGGTATTATCTATGCCCCGAGCATACTCATGCAACTTAGTACCTGTTTTTTCACCAACAAGTAAGATTAAACGTGACCTTGGAAgatttattatatccaGGATCTTAGGGTTGGTTTTGTCTATTTCCGGCTCAAGCTTCTCCAATATACCTTTGCCAAAACCTGGGAGGTCTTTGATTGGAACTTCAAAAAGCTCTTTTTCTATATCCTTGTGCAAGAAAAACTGGCCATTGGGCTTTGCCCTTTTTATTGCTAATTTTGCAAGTAGCACATTAAAAGACGCACCAATACTGACTGAACATTTAGTTAGCTGAAAAACATGCTTTCTAATAAGACTACACAATTCGGTAACGGCCTCTTCAATTGGTTTTTCTGACTTGAAACAATATGAAGATGCATCCACAAGTACTTCATCTATGGATACAGGAAATATAGTGTCAAAGTAATCACTGGTAACCAAATAATTGTAAAACTCACTTGAGCATTTTTCATATATTTCAAACTCATAATCCAATAATGTTAGATTCGGACATAATGCTTGCGCCAGTCTGAACCACATTCCATTTCGCACGCCATATTTACGCGCAACATAGTTGCAACTTGCAACGTCAGAAGTCTCTCCACCATGACCTACTGCAATTGGGTCTCTATCGATATCTAAATTTGGATGCTTTAAGCACGAGGCAGtagcaaaaaaacaatcaaagtCAATGTGCATAATAATTCTCTTCCCCTtgttatcattattattctgAACTAAATTATTAATAGAAGAAGCCGCAAAACGGTCCTGAGGGTTGGGCTTATGCAAATGCTCCTTGACTATTCTTCGGAGAAATTTTAGCCTTAAATCGGCTTTCCACATACTTAGGTGATGCAATCTAGAGTTGGCAAAGAAACCACGTAGAAAATCAGGGTGGCGAGCATCAAGCACGTACTTGCCTTTTACTTTATGAACACCTTTTCCCTCAGATGGAGGTTCTCCATTGTCATTAGTTATAGCAAGGTCCACgatttcttcatcatcgtctAGATTATCCTCATATGTACTATTGCTAAGGATACTTCTTTGCAGTTCCAACATCTGCTGGCGCTCCAAAATGTCGGGTTCTTCTGCTAGTATGGATAAAACTTGATTTTCTTCACCATCATCGTTGAGATCATCATTCAAATTATCGTTGAGATCATCAATCAAATTATCGTTGAGATCATCCTTAGAACCATTATCACGACCATAATTTTCCCTACATTCCTTATTTTCcgttttgttctttttgtgAACTTGCTCATTATTATCTTGATCAATGTCCCTAGCAACGTTGTCTccattttgaaaaacatcTTCATACTCCGATTCCTCTTCAGAAATAGTCCTTTCTCTTCGTTGTGGGAAATTTAATCGCTTTTGGTCATATGCTACATCCATGATCAACCTATATCTTTGCCAATCAAGCAATTCTCCCGCTTCAACGCAGTCAACGATCCACTGCGCTTTAACAACTTTATAGTTTTTAAACATGACATTCTTTCTTGGTGTTAAGCGGTCGCAGATTATATGCGTTGCAACCGATTTGTTAGCCATATAGCTAAGGAATTTGCCTCCATGCAATATAACCAATCTATGTATCTCATTAATCGACGGCTTTGTATGTCCATTGACAAATATCGTGCACCCTTTAAACATTTGTTTCGGTTGCAGATCGAGTTTCTGCTGCCTTCTTCGTTGTTGGTCCCATGCGATATATGCTTCGTCTTGACGTTGctgtttctttaatttggAGTCTAAATAGGTACCGTAATCATTAAACTCATGAAGAGCACCAATGGACGCTTCATCTTTATCACTCTCTGATGCATCACTTTCC
Encoded proteins:
- the ALG1 gene encoding mannosyltransferase (CAZy:GT33; BUSCO:EOG09262Z2S), whose protein sequence is MVDIIKYQGFDHLWQYSGPWLYYLLALYISLPVLAYKVLPLLFHTRRNRSRKTILIFVMGDLGHSPRMCYHALSFSKLEYSVSLCGYIESQPNYEIIDDVNIDLRPITVVKNEKDSPFLLFAMRKILVQIQDISKILWSHREDADYVMIQNPPSIPILLVVILFKLFISRHLKIIIDWHNLNYTILNLRYNNLHHPLVRITKAYEQVLARFASLNITVTKKMKSFLVDEFALEKSKIVTLYDRPGKQFQPLNEVKESGLYRKHEIFNEIKGIENYKVLVSSTSFTPDEDFNILLEALKSYEKESNTPPLLLIITGKGPLKNEFLNKVQDFKFSEKVVIKTAWLSSEDYPKILASADLGVSLHTSSSGIDLPMKIVDFFGCGIPVVSLDFPAIGELVKEGKNGVIVKTSKELGKAISNIFTNETSFRQLKAGAMEESRYRWDENWTSTLRPRFEVQ
- a CDS encoding uncharacterized protein (BUSCO:EOG09261G4Z), with the translated sequence MSSGRAGLPHAVDVPVTDMDDPEDDVIFNTKHSAQSTLPPDYDRNQNLNQHDVLRNLDYETSDSTPQNTSVFDKVKSLFVSSANTANNTYEMLSRSDSAETPDQDWLDDHDFIEPPIDLRDRRLKLLEKKVKNRTIVGGITLIMVVLVFLVLYLTKKQNLPINSQSSSGVVKTVYSNSTHNFYKTTIVVSLDGFHPHYISKEDTPNLHEMLINDYGAPYMEPSFPSSTFPNHWTLVTGLFPSEHGIVGNTFWDPKLKKEFVNTDPKRGGLDPDFWRGGGEPIWQTAKSQGVKSAVHMWPGSEVPHVGPEFDFDKFNGSEVLSAKVDRVMQWLDRDIKSRPELILTYVPTVDTYGHQFGISGPNLTESLTYVDSFVALMNAEIKKRNLENIINLIVVSDHGMAPTSKDRVLYLDDLVDLDEIEHIDGWPLFGLRPKGDLNETYNIIKANFEKLDAKLTQNYHLYKVEEFPKRFQFGGQLRDHRFNYRLAPIWLVPDVGYSITTHQQMKDNGFEYKPKGVHGYDNSHLLMRAIFLGKGPYFEEKLSKSKKIQPFANTEVYNIICDTLDLSPAPNNGSIPTKAIFSNILPETWSDDLTFPNLPFEVDHIVRNNATYDFLWRSGRIENPEDNDKGNEDSPPSPTPSSVTISYGSSALDVPTSLRTVTTENETNKATSTAHAGLGDIFEDILDGIEDGLDAIGDKIHGFIDDTFGEE
- the HOS1 gene encoding histone deacetylase hos1 is translated as MRDQVILVDVDILTELADKLPSNHGRSSLVQELIRVYALHKYCQIIDVVAPVDKRVLTQYHDADFINHIFAPRLDIDKQDEHYNSLSKRLDSTFPFDKECLIPQDQTEEELVSLDENYGLTHDCYVFPFMRHYVALTAASTIELATHIARMVVNSRDSDDLHIRPIGINWYGGRHHCHRAKCSGFCYINDVVLGINALRKLTSATVFYLDLDLHHGDGISQAFQYSKKVTTCSIHRFDVGFFPGTGDVRASVNGDYNIPTKRGLNDESLRWIVENIVQPLIQKHQPQYLFIQCGCDGLSTDPHKEWNLTICGYAKVIKSLLDAIRIPVILLGGGGYNFTEAAKFWTYLTALVTEIPISDTLDDIPEHKCLDSYENDGYRFWTDRNTQRGKMNDENDPRYLESIRDHLLNL